From the genome of Solanum stenotomum isolate F172 chromosome 5, ASM1918654v1, whole genome shotgun sequence:
CAGCAACTACTCAGACAATAACCACACCGTTCAAGTATTTCACTCAACAGCATACCCAATGTGATCCCACAAGTGGTGTctgggagggtagagtgtacgcaaatCTTGACCCACCTTGCGTAAGgtagaggttgtttccgatagatcCTCAAGCTCAAGATAAGTGTTTTCATAAATAGGTTTGAAAAATACAAGAGTGAAGAAGTAATGATGAAAATACTGAGGAAAAGGAAAGTATCTAAAGCAAAAAAGCAACATTAGTAGGATAACAAAAGATAATACAAGaacaatattaatattattgataAGAAGAAGAGATAGCAAAGGTGCTTCAACAAGAATCATGCTCTCCCAtagaaaagagagaaataatTCGGCTACCGACTACTCTAATCCTTGACCTCCATGCTCTCTTATCTAGGGTCATGTCCTCGATAAGTTGAAGATGCTTcatgtcttgtctaatcactTCTCCCCAATTCTTCTTCggtctacctctacctctccttaGACCTACCACTACCAAACTCTCACACCTACTCACTCCTCATTGGAGCCTCTGTACTCCTCTTCACATACCCGAACCATCTCAATCTTGTTTCCTTCATCTTGTCCACCAAGGAAGTCACTCCCCCCTTGTCCCGTATATCTTTGTTCCTAATCTTATCTCTCCTTGTATGCccgcattttttttttgataaacagTAACTTTGTATTATATCCAGAAAAGTACTTAGGTAGTACTGAAACCATATCCTAGTATGCCCACATTTAGTGAACCTTTTAAACAAGGAAATTACGATAGACCTAAGGGACAAGCCTCTAAGTAGTTATATCATGCTGATCAAATTAAAAAGCCTTATTGATTTAATTTCTAAAGTTCATGCATCAAACACAAACCTCATATCCAATCCATGCAACTGAAGCAATGACAGTGATTGCTAATGCATTTGAAAATTGTCTGTAAATATCCAACTTCACAGAACTCCTCTTTGCCTGAAGAAACAAGTCGTGAGAGAATCAGAcattttatgagaaaaaaaggGATGAAACGTTTGGAAGATGTAGTTGTACACAAGTTTCAATAAAAACAGTAAGATATCAACCTGCAGCTGTTCCAGTGTCTTTGAAAGAGAAGTGAAAATCCATAAGATCAAGAATGCATCTAATAATGCATCAGGAAGGACCAACATAATTCTTGCTCGCCCTGCAATGTCATTTATTGTACCAACGTATTCGGTAATGTCTAGCAGTATAGATGCCACAAAATAGGTTATTCCAAGAAGGAGCACCTTTGTGGTGAGACCACCAAGGGTAGGGCGAACAACACCATAACCCATTGAGATAGAAAGAATAAGAAGGCGTGAAACAGTTCTCCTTGTGGCTCCAATTGTAACAACCCAACTCGTGAGTCCCACAGGCCTTGCACCAGTATTGTTgaaataagcataatcaaaataccaaaatatcatctcCAATAACCCAAGGGCAATAACTCCAGTGATGCAGTACTGGAGCGGCAGAACGTCCTGCCGGTGTCTGACATACTGAAGACACCAGATTGCAGTGAGAAGTATATATGCTACGGTCATTATAGCATAAAACTTCATTAGGGGCGACATTCGACCAGGCAAATATCCATCAGGATTTTTCCATACTGTCCTCCCAGATACCTTCATTCCCTTAAGCTTAGGATCACATGAGATGAAGAAGAGGTTATACATTCCCGTCTTTTTTATGTAaacctccttcttcttcaattggACTGACAACTGTCTTCCTTTAAAGTTTACATTCAACACCATTGGCCAATTAGCATCCGTCACTGAAGGTGTTCTAATGACTTCGCCTTGCTTGCAACC
Proteins encoded in this window:
- the LOC125864899 gene encoding uncharacterized protein LOC125864899, which gives rise to MACISVQCLLLLPTLAILLSVFTSVESSIHIYNRDPFREVGNAYLVSGGSEGVASSRFIPPPHRPFRSTAHDGLSYIRFENITFWRSKAAADQHPTMAYNSGLVQIIIFEAADRDNIGGSPYGGQRSICCTSDLAKLEGCKQGEVIRTPSVTDANWPMVLNVNFKGRQLSVQLKKKEVYIKKTGMYNLFFISCDPKLKGMKVSGRTVWKNPDGYLPGRMSPLMKFYAIMTVAYILLTAIWCLQYVRHRQDVLPLQYCITGVIALGLLEMIFWYFDYAYFNNTGARPVGLTSWVVTIGATRRTVSRLLILSISMGYGVVRPTLGGLTTKVLLLGITYFVASILLDITEYVGTINDIAGRARIMLVLPDALLDAFLILWIFTSLSKTLEQLQAKRSSVKLDIYRQFSNALAITVIASVAWIGYEVYFKTTDPFNERWQGGWIITAFWDILAFGLLCVICYLWAPSQTSQRYAYSDARGEDEDEETESLCKETPQGDIGLIKMDRKEGSDSSDVEDDTQEGKRE